The Cupriavidus nantongensis genome has a segment encoding these proteins:
- a CDS encoding IS481 family transposase translates to MPWSARDTMSLRLEFIALASQPGCNRRELCRRFSISPQTAYKWLARHRQEGAAGLADRPRRPHHSPERTADFLEELVLMLRREHPTWGGRKISRRLSDLGHAEVPAPSTVTSILHRHGLIDPQASAQATPWRRFEHDEPNELLQMDFKGQVPNEQGVCFPLTLIDDHSRFNLCLAACADQRRQTVQQQLIGAFRRYGLPRRITMDNGPPWGGGDEEGLGYTRLTVWLMQLGIRVSHSRPYHPQTQGKDERFHRTLKAEVLQHRRFVDNTEAQQVFDRYRYVYNHERPHQALDMQVPAQRYRVSSVAYPEALPEVQYQSGDRVYKVDSSARIIVGNRRIKIGKAFIGQWIALRPTRRDGVLAIWFSRFEIGEISLHAAAACRPQASPRDVTP, encoded by the coding sequence ATGCCGTGGAGCGCCCGAGACACCATGAGCCTTCGCCTGGAGTTCATTGCCCTGGCTTCCCAGCCGGGATGCAACCGTCGGGAGCTGTGCCGACGGTTCTCGATCAGTCCGCAAACCGCTTATAAGTGGCTGGCCCGGCATCGGCAGGAAGGCGCCGCGGGCTTGGCCGACCGGCCCAGGCGGCCGCACCACAGCCCCGAGCGCACCGCTGATTTCCTGGAGGAACTGGTGCTGATGCTGCGCCGCGAACACCCGACCTGGGGTGGGCGCAAGATCAGCCGCAGGCTGTCCGACCTGGGCCACGCCGAGGTGCCTGCGCCCAGCACGGTGACCTCGATCCTGCATCGACATGGTCTGATCGATCCGCAGGCCAGCGCCCAGGCCACCCCCTGGCGGCGGTTCGAGCACGACGAACCCAACGAGCTGCTGCAGATGGACTTCAAGGGTCAGGTGCCCAATGAGCAGGGCGTCTGCTTTCCGCTCACGCTGATCGACGACCATTCCCGCTTCAACCTGTGCCTGGCAGCCTGCGCGGACCAGCGCCGCCAGACGGTGCAGCAGCAGCTGATTGGGGCCTTCCGCCGCTACGGCCTGCCCCGGCGCATCACCATGGATAACGGCCCTCCATGGGGAGGCGGCGACGAAGAGGGGCTGGGCTACACCAGGCTGACGGTCTGGTTAATGCAACTAGGGATCCGGGTCAGCCATTCACGGCCCTATCACCCACAAACACAGGGCAAGGACGAGCGGTTCCACCGCACCCTGAAGGCCGAAGTCCTGCAGCACCGCCGCTTCGTGGACAACACCGAGGCGCAGCAGGTCTTCGATCGATATCGCTACGTGTACAACCACGAGCGACCCCATCAGGCCCTGGACATGCAGGTGCCGGCCCAACGCTATCGCGTGAGCAGCGTGGCCTACCCGGAGGCGCTACCGGAGGTGCAGTACCAGAGCGGCGACCGTGTCTACAAGGTCGACAGCAGCGCACGGATCATAGTTGGCAACCGGCGCATCAAGATCGGCAAGGCGTTCATCGGCCAGTGGATCGCGCTACGCCCGACCCGGCGCGACGGCGTGTTGGCCATATGGTTCAGCCGCTTTGAAATCGGCGAAATTAGCCTGCACGCCGCTGCGGCGTGCAGGCCACAAGCATCACCTAGGGACGTAACCCCCTGA
- a CDS encoding DUF1501 domain-containing protein, with protein MQRRQWVKTMGGAALGLALPAIASRVYALPAQADARFLLVFLRGGYDAASVLVPAGSDFYYAVRPNIAIRRPPAPGADADPNAAVALAPAFGVDSAARGIGDWALHPALAPTLLPLWQQCQLAFVPFAGTHDLSRSHFETQDGIEAGLPGHDESRQATAALRGSGFLNRLAQAMGGQAAPVAFTDGLPLVLSGPRDLPNVSLKGAGRAPFDARQARLLAQMYRGTRFESLIDEGFELRETVARQAQAEAPGGGMGGMAGAGPATMASRQQEMQAASRRALSARGFEVEARRMARLMRERFNLGFIDVGGWDTHVNQGAAQGQLAGLLDNLGRGLSAFASEMGPAWSKTTVVVLSEFGRTFRENGTRGTDHGHGTVYWVLGGSVRGGRIAGEQVAVEAATLNQDRDWPVRNEYRALLGGLFRRLYGLDAERLAQVFPGVAGRDIGLV; from the coding sequence ATGCAACGCCGACAATGGGTCAAGACGATGGGTGGCGCCGCGCTGGGGCTGGCGCTGCCGGCGATCGCCTCGCGCGTGTACGCGCTGCCGGCGCAGGCCGACGCGCGCTTCCTGCTGGTATTCCTGCGCGGCGGCTATGACGCCGCCAGCGTGCTGGTGCCGGCCGGCAGCGATTTCTACTACGCGGTGCGGCCCAATATCGCCATCCGCCGCCCGCCGGCGCCGGGTGCCGACGCCGATCCCAATGCCGCGGTGGCGCTGGCACCCGCCTTTGGCGTCGACAGCGCTGCGCGCGGGATCGGCGACTGGGCCCTGCACCCGGCGCTGGCGCCGACCCTGCTGCCGCTGTGGCAGCAGTGCCAACTGGCTTTCGTGCCGTTCGCCGGCACGCATGATTTGTCGCGCAGCCACTTCGAGACCCAGGACGGCATCGAGGCCGGCCTGCCTGGCCATGACGAAAGCCGCCAGGCTACGGCCGCGCTGCGCGGCAGCGGCTTCCTCAACCGGCTGGCCCAGGCCATGGGCGGCCAGGCTGCGCCGGTGGCGTTCACCGACGGGCTGCCGCTGGTGCTGTCCGGCCCGCGCGATCTTCCCAATGTCTCGCTCAAGGGTGCCGGCCGCGCCCCGTTCGATGCGCGTCAGGCCAGGCTGCTGGCACAGATGTACCGCGGCACGCGTTTCGAGTCACTGATCGACGAGGGCTTCGAACTGCGCGAAACCGTCGCGCGCCAGGCGCAGGCGGAAGCGCCAGGGGGCGGCATGGGCGGCATGGCCGGCGCCGGCCCGGCCACGATGGCGTCGCGCCAGCAGGAGATGCAGGCCGCCAGCCGCCGCGCGCTCAGCGCGCGCGGCTTCGAGGTCGAGGCACGGCGCATGGCAAGGCTGATGCGCGAGCGCTTCAACCTGGGCTTTATCGACGTGGGCGGCTGGGACACCCACGTCAACCAGGGCGCCGCGCAGGGCCAGCTGGCCGGGCTGCTCGACAACCTGGGCCGCGGTTTGTCGGCCTTTGCCTCGGAGATGGGTCCCGCATGGAGCAAGACCACCGTGGTGGTGCTGTCCGAGTTCGGCCGCACCTTCCGCGAGAACGGCACGCGCGGCACCGACCACGGCCATGGCACGGTCTACTGGGTGCTGGGCGGCAGCGTGCGCGGCGGCCGCATCGCCGGCGAACAGGTCGCGGTGGAAGCGGCCACGCTCAACCAGGATCGCGACTGGCCGGTGCGCAACGAGTACCGGGCGTTGCTGGGCGGGCTGTTCCGCAGGTTGTACGGGCTGGATGCGGAGCGGCTGGCGCAGGTGTTTCCGGGGGTGGCGGGGCGGGATATTGGGTTGGTGTGA
- a CDS encoding DUF1800 domain-containing protein, producing the protein MDPAQHPQPPGRGRLAAWRTAAALALAACLAGCAQLQAGTGQGDGHGATAAADLRWLNTVTYGADQASLDALRRLGRKDFLAQQLALPLADPPELAAAIAALPNLRDGAAAQVRAAREARQRIDALPDDASRQQARQALNLQGREIVADVARRHLLRALYSPAQLREQMTWFWMNHFNVYAGKGQVGLLLADYEERAIRPHALGRFRDLLMATVTAPAMLVYLDNAQSSANRVNENYARELMELHTLGVAGGASGSRYTQQDVQELARVLTGVGVNLRGTPPPKLPPARASLYRSDGLFEFNPARHDFGAKLLLGQRIEPSGFDEVARAVSMLAREPATARFVSARLATHFIADNPPPALVERMAQTFTRTDGDIAAVLRTMLLAPELDRQAGASPRKFKDPMVYVVSSLRLAYEGRQVANLRPVMNWLNQLGEPLYGHVAPDGYPSAESAWASSGQMVRRFEIARAIGSGPAGLFAGDGATPRGARFPTIGNKLYYDAIEATLGPATRAALSQAESQAEWNTLLLASPEWMQR; encoded by the coding sequence ATGGATCCAGCACAGCATCCGCAACCGCCCGGCCGTGGGCGCCTGGCCGCCTGGCGCACCGCCGCGGCGCTGGCGCTGGCCGCGTGCCTGGCAGGCTGTGCGCAGCTGCAGGCCGGGACAGGCCAGGGCGACGGCCATGGCGCCACGGCCGCCGCCGACCTGCGCTGGCTCAATACCGTCACCTATGGCGCCGACCAGGCCTCGCTGGACGCGCTGCGCCGGCTGGGACGCAAGGACTTTCTTGCGCAGCAGCTGGCGCTGCCGCTGGCCGATCCGCCCGAGCTGGCGGCCGCCATCGCCGCGCTGCCCAACCTGCGCGACGGCGCCGCCGCGCAGGTCCGGGCCGCGCGCGAGGCGCGCCAGCGCATCGATGCACTGCCTGACGACGCCAGCCGCCAGCAGGCGCGCCAGGCGCTCAACCTGCAGGGCCGCGAGATCGTGGCCGATGTGGCGCGGCGCCACCTGCTGCGCGCGCTGTATTCGCCGGCGCAGTTGCGCGAGCAGATGACATGGTTCTGGATGAACCATTTCAACGTCTATGCGGGCAAGGGCCAGGTCGGGCTACTGCTGGCCGATTACGAAGAGCGCGCGATCCGGCCGCATGCGCTGGGCCGTTTCCGCGACCTGCTCATGGCCACGGTGACCGCGCCGGCGATGCTGGTCTATCTCGACAACGCCCAGAGCAGCGCCAACCGCGTCAATGAGAACTACGCGCGCGAGCTGATGGAGCTGCATACGCTGGGCGTGGCCGGCGGCGCCAGCGGTTCGCGCTATACGCAGCAGGACGTGCAGGAACTGGCGCGCGTGCTGACCGGCGTGGGCGTGAACCTGCGCGGCACGCCGCCGCCGAAGCTGCCGCCGGCGCGCGCAAGCCTGTATCGCAGCGACGGCCTGTTCGAGTTCAATCCCGCGCGCCACGACTTCGGCGCCAAGCTGCTGCTGGGCCAGCGCATCGAGCCGTCCGGCTTCGACGAAGTGGCGCGCGCGGTGTCGATGCTGGCGCGCGAGCCGGCCACGGCACGCTTTGTCAGTGCCCGGCTGGCGACTCACTTCATTGCCGACAACCCGCCGCCCGCGCTGGTCGAGCGCATGGCGCAGACCTTCACGCGCACCGACGGCGATATCGCCGCGGTGCTGCGCACCATGCTGCTGGCGCCCGAGCTGGACCGGCAGGCTGGCGCGTCGCCGCGCAAGTTCAAGGACCCGATGGTTTATGTGGTGTCGTCGCTGCGGCTGGCGTATGAAGGCCGGCAGGTGGCCAACCTGCGCCCGGTGATGAACTGGCTGAACCAGCTGGGCGAGCCGCTGTACGGCCACGTGGCGCCCGACGGCTACCCCTCGGCGGAAAGCGCGTGGGCGAGTTCGGGGCAGATGGTGCGGCGCTTCGAGATCGCGCGAGCGATCGGGTCCGGGCCGGCGGGATTGTTCGCGGGCGATGGCGCCACGCCGCGCGGCGCACGCTTCCCGACGATCGGCAACAAGCTCTACTACGACGCGATCGAAGCCACCCTTGGCCCCGCCACGCGCGCCGCGCTGAGCCAGGCCGAGTCGCAGGCGGAATGGAACACCCTGCTGCTGGCTTCGCCCGAATGGATGCAGCGCTGA
- a CDS encoding DMT family transporter, with amino-acid sequence MSRPLSTVAWPPAMAFVLIWSTGFIVGKAIVPLADTSLFLLGRFAVAGLMFVAWSLAARAAWPPLREAPRHLLAGALMQGLYLCAGYGAVASGLPPAIMALLGALQPLLTALLAIPLLKELPSRRTWHGLALGALGVALVVAPALRAGPHGAAGAVSPGIVLLGVLAIVSITMGTLLQKTAIATCDLRASSAWQNLGAMLVAAAMVAIQAAGAPLHWQGGPALWAGLAWAAIGLSGAGTWLLVSLVRRGQAANAAALMFLAPPLAALQAWLLFGERLDAVQALGMAVAGAGVWLCQTRGRMRHAEAG; translated from the coding sequence ATGTCGCGCCCCTTGTCCACTGTCGCCTGGCCGCCCGCCATGGCCTTCGTCCTGATCTGGTCCACCGGCTTTATCGTCGGCAAGGCGATCGTGCCGCTGGCCGACACCAGCCTGTTCCTGCTGGGCCGCTTTGCCGTGGCCGGGCTGATGTTCGTGGCGTGGTCACTGGCCGCGCGCGCGGCCTGGCCGCCGCTGCGCGAGGCGCCGCGCCACCTGCTGGCCGGCGCGCTGATGCAGGGCCTCTACCTGTGCGCGGGCTACGGCGCCGTTGCCAGCGGCCTGCCGCCGGCGATCATGGCGCTGCTGGGCGCGCTGCAGCCGCTGCTGACCGCGCTGCTTGCCATCCCCCTGCTGAAAGAGCTACCTTCCAGGCGGACCTGGCACGGCCTGGCGCTGGGTGCGCTCGGCGTTGCGCTGGTGGTCGCCCCCGCGCTGCGGGCCGGCCCGCACGGCGCGGCCGGCGCGGTATCGCCCGGGATCGTGCTGCTGGGCGTGCTGGCCATTGTCTCCATCACCATGGGAACCCTGTTGCAGAAGACCGCCATCGCCACCTGTGACCTGCGCGCCAGCTCGGCGTGGCAGAACCTGGGCGCCATGCTGGTCGCCGCCGCGATGGTGGCGATCCAGGCAGCCGGCGCGCCGCTGCACTGGCAAGGCGGGCCGGCGCTGTGGGCCGGGCTGGCCTGGGCCGCCATCGGCCTGTCCGGCGCCGGCACCTGGCTGCTGGTCAGCCTGGTGCGGCGCGGCCAGGCCGCCAACGCAGCGGCGCTGATGTTCCTGGCGCCGCCGCTGGCCGCGCTGCAGGCCTGGCTGCTGTTCGGCGAGCGCCTGGACGCGGTGCAGGCGCTGGGCATGGCGGTGGCAGGGGCCGGCGTCTGGCTGTGCCAGACCCGTGGCAGGATGCGGCATGCCGAAGCCGGCTGA
- a CDS encoding helix-turn-helix transcriptional regulator — translation MPKPAESRPAPLVEHRRYRPQPEGHQHGYHQLLFGLAGASELELDGHLYRVDDRTGLIVPAGSHHDYMGYQGNLQLVADFPAHSVALPARLMERPRAFALDGALGNRVRALAAGRTAFGARPPQADWHLAATLAATLADSLGMPADGEVFPLMAVDAYLRANLAAPLRVPELAANFGWSVRRFQTLFAEAFGDTPHRYQTRLRLDHALQWLSNSRLPLAEIALMSGYPDQTTFTRSFTRRFGLPPGAWRAAARG, via the coding sequence ATGCCGAAGCCGGCTGAATCCCGGCCCGCGCCGCTGGTCGAGCACCGACGCTACCGGCCGCAGCCGGAGGGCCACCAACACGGCTACCACCAGCTGCTGTTCGGCCTGGCCGGCGCCTCCGAACTGGAACTCGACGGCCACCTCTACCGCGTCGACGACCGCACCGGCCTGATCGTGCCGGCCGGCAGCCATCATGACTACATGGGCTATCAGGGGAACCTGCAGCTGGTGGCGGACTTCCCCGCGCATTCGGTGGCGCTGCCCGCGCGGCTGATGGAGCGTCCGCGCGCGTTCGCGCTGGACGGCGCCCTTGGCAACCGGGTGCGGGCACTGGCGGCCGGGCGCACGGCGTTCGGGGCACGGCCGCCGCAGGCAGACTGGCACCTTGCGGCAACCCTGGCCGCCACGCTGGCCGACAGCCTCGGCATGCCCGCCGACGGCGAGGTCTTTCCGCTGATGGCCGTCGACGCCTACCTGCGCGCCAACCTGGCCGCGCCGCTGCGCGTGCCGGAGCTGGCCGCGAATTTCGGCTGGAGCGTGCGGCGCTTCCAGACGCTGTTCGCCGAGGCCTTCGGCGATACCCCGCACCGCTACCAGACCCGGCTGCGGCTGGACCACGCGCTGCAGTGGCTGTCGAACTCCCGGCTGCCGCTGGCCGAGATCGCGCTGATGTCAGGCTACCCGGACCAGACCACGTTCACACGCAGCTTCACGCGGCGCTTCGGGCTACCGCCGGGAGCATGGCGCGCCGCCGCGCGCGGCTGA
- a CDS encoding group I truncated hemoglobin — protein MRISAVLCGFLLTAVFALAGCATPDRAKPATTSSLYDRLGGMPAITAVVDDFVGNVATDTRINARFANANIPRLKTRLVEQICAGTGGPCTYSGRDMKTAHAGMAISNDDFDALVDDLVKSLNKFKVPAREQKELLGILGPMRQDIVSR, from the coding sequence ATGCGTATCTCTGCTGTTCTGTGCGGATTTCTTCTGACGGCGGTGTTTGCGCTAGCCGGTTGCGCAACGCCGGATCGTGCCAAGCCTGCCACGACTTCGTCGTTATATGACCGGCTTGGCGGCATGCCGGCGATTACCGCGGTGGTCGACGATTTTGTCGGCAATGTGGCGACCGACACGCGCATCAACGCCCGGTTCGCCAATGCCAATATTCCGCGGCTGAAGACCCGGCTGGTCGAACAGATCTGCGCGGGTACGGGCGGGCCCTGCACCTATTCGGGCCGCGATATGAAAACCGCCCATGCCGGCATGGCAATCAGCAATGACGATTTCGATGCGCTGGTCGATGACCTGGTGAAATCCCTCAACAAGTTCAAGGTGCCGGCACGCGAGCAGAAGGAATTGCTGGGGATTTTGGGGCCCATGCGCCAGGATATCGTCTCTCGCTAA
- a CDS encoding BPL-N domain-containing protein yields MPKPQILTYVDAGASDWTACLMRTIGHQLRAGAYEIRAVMASEIRHDTTLFDDAVMFVMPGGADLPYCALLNGAPNARIRQFVEHGGVYLGICAGAYYACRELAFHAGTRGAICGPRELRLVDAVAVGSLPELTGGKLYDGTPRTTAAVELRTTDKLTEVPLSLYTHYHGGCRFDFADTPGPGTEILAVYADIAGTPPAIVSAQVGEGRALLTGVHLEISERECKDALRGHSDMSEYLHVCDRLAQTGDARLAVFRRLLAQGGLELG; encoded by the coding sequence ATGCCCAAGCCACAGATCCTCACCTATGTCGACGCCGGCGCGTCGGACTGGACCGCATGCCTGATGCGGACCATCGGCCATCAGCTGCGCGCCGGGGCCTATGAAATCCGCGCGGTGATGGCCAGCGAGATCCGGCACGACACCACGCTGTTCGACGACGCGGTGATGTTCGTCATGCCGGGCGGCGCCGACCTGCCCTATTGCGCCTTGCTGAACGGCGCGCCGAACGCGCGCATCCGGCAGTTTGTCGAGCACGGCGGCGTCTATCTGGGCATCTGCGCGGGCGCCTACTACGCCTGCCGCGAACTCGCCTTCCATGCCGGCACCCGCGGCGCCATCTGCGGCCCGCGCGAACTGCGGCTGGTCGATGCGGTGGCCGTCGGCTCGCTGCCTGAACTGACCGGCGGCAAGCTCTATGACGGCACCCCGCGCACCACGGCCGCGGTGGAACTGCGGACCACCGACAAGCTGACCGAAGTCCCGCTATCGCTTTACACCCACTATCACGGCGGCTGCCGCTTCGACTTCGCCGACACCCCCGGGCCCGGGACCGAGATCCTCGCCGTCTACGCAGACATCGCCGGCACGCCGCCCGCCATCGTCAGCGCGCAGGTCGGCGAAGGCCGCGCGCTGCTGACCGGGGTCCACCTGGAGATTTCGGAGCGCGAGTGCAAGGATGCGTTGCGCGGACACAGCGATATGTCCGAATACCTCCACGTATGCGACCGGCTGGCCCAAACCGGCGATGCGCGGCTGGCGGTTTTTCGGCGGTTGCTGGCGCAGGGTGGGCTCGAGCTGGGCTGA
- a CDS encoding DMT family transporter — MAWIYLVIAGVLEVLWAYSMKLSEGFSRPGYSAITIVAMIASFALLSLSMKSLPLGTAYTIWTGIGAVGAFLVGLFVLGEPASAVRILAAGLIVSGLVMMKMAS, encoded by the coding sequence ATGGCTTGGATATATCTCGTCATCGCCGGAGTGCTCGAAGTCCTTTGGGCGTACTCCATGAAGCTGTCCGAGGGGTTTTCGCGCCCCGGCTACTCGGCCATCACCATCGTGGCCATGATTGCCAGCTTCGCCCTGCTCTCGCTTTCAATGAAAAGCCTGCCGCTCGGCACGGCCTATACCATCTGGACCGGCATCGGCGCCGTGGGCGCGTTTCTGGTGGGGCTGTTCGTGCTGGGCGAACCGGCCAGCGCAGTCAGAATCCTGGCGGCCGGGCTGATCGTCAGCGGGCTGGTGATGATGAAGATGGCTTCCTGA
- a CDS encoding sigma-54 interaction domain-containing protein has protein sequence MNAPLELVGNHPSVAALRDLVARVARSQARTVLLYGETGTGKSLVARLLHQQSSRADAEFIDINCAAIPGQLLESELFGHERGAFTGAVGKKEGLIEAGNGGTVFLDEVRELDLVMQSKLLTLLDARRFRRVGAIRPISVDVRFIAATNKILLSEVNAGKFREDLYYRLQVISINIPPLRERGDDILLLAHNALQRYNRQYGSRMERLDPEVERIFRAYRWPGNVRELENLLERICLLEPGHCVLPAHLPARILREMNLAAAAPADPMPLTAAPAGPLDYHAATAQFQAGLIEQALAACGGNLAEAARRLGLSRHALRHQMSKLGFPAG, from the coding sequence ATGAATGCTCCCCTGGAACTCGTCGGAAACCATCCGTCGGTCGCCGCCCTGCGCGACCTGGTCGCGCGCGTGGCAAGAAGCCAGGCGCGTACCGTCCTGCTCTACGGTGAAACCGGCACCGGCAAGAGCCTGGTGGCACGCCTGCTGCACCAGCAGTCCAGCCGCGCGGACGCGGAGTTCATCGACATCAATTGCGCGGCAATCCCGGGGCAATTGCTGGAGTCGGAGTTGTTCGGCCATGAACGCGGCGCGTTCACCGGCGCGGTGGGCAAGAAGGAAGGGCTGATCGAGGCCGGCAATGGCGGCACGGTGTTCCTGGATGAGGTGCGGGAGCTCGACCTGGTGATGCAGTCCAAGCTGCTGACGCTGCTGGATGCCCGGCGCTTCCGTCGCGTCGGTGCAATCCGGCCGATCAGTGTCGACGTGCGCTTTATCGCCGCCACCAACAAGATCCTGCTCAGCGAGGTCAATGCCGGCAAGTTCCGCGAGGACCTGTACTACCGGCTGCAGGTCATCTCGATCAATATCCCGCCCTTGCGCGAACGCGGCGACGACATCCTGCTGCTCGCGCACAACGCGCTGCAGCGCTACAACCGCCAGTACGGCAGCCGCATGGAGCGGCTCGACCCGGAAGTCGAACGCATCTTCCGCGCCTACCGCTGGCCCGGCAATGTGCGCGAACTGGAGAACCTGCTGGAGCGGATCTGCCTGCTCGAGCCGGGCCACTGCGTGTTGCCGGCCCACCTGCCGGCGCGCATCCTGCGCGAGATGAATCTGGCCGCGGCGGCTCCGGCCGACCCGATGCCCCTGACCGCTGCGCCGGCCGGCCCGCTGGATTACCACGCCGCCACGGCGCAGTTCCAGGCGGGGTTGATCGAACAGGCCCTGGCGGCCTGCGGCGGCAATCTCGCCGAGGCCGCACGCCGGCTTGGGCTGAGCCGCCATGCGCTGCGCCACCAGATGAGCAAGCTCGGATTTCCCGCCGGCTGA
- a CDS encoding acyclic terpene utilization AtuA family protein, whose translation MQSLKIICPNGHLGFAPLRTGSFEIGVAAGPHYIAADSGSDDVGPVPLGSDTSTSPEAWQRHDLEHMLLASRRLGVPMIIGSAGDTGTNSRVDRYVEILRELAQRHRLPRFRIGYFYSEVPKSLVRDQMGAGETIRGLDGFADLTLSELDATDRIVAMAGVHPYLELLRQGVDVIVGGRSSDAAVFAAPALHHGFAADHAYYLGKVLECASFCAEPYGGKETVLGEITRDDVRVTAMHPEQRCTIASVAGHAMYERSNPFEEFVAGGRLDMSQCRYEQLDPRTTRITGARFEPAPQVRVKLEGSGKVGERYVGLCGIRDPYTIANVDRVIAWAREQVRARFGDTDYSLHYNVYGRDGVMGELEPLRDRPGHELCVMVQGVAPTREMAEEVAMIGLRQMFYARLPDVKGTAGSVSFPLDEVLHASPAYRWTLNHTMAVRDPLALFPTHVVEAGV comes from the coding sequence ATGCAGTCGCTGAAGATCATTTGCCCCAATGGCCATCTCGGCTTTGCCCCGCTGCGCACGGGCAGTTTCGAGATCGGCGTGGCCGCCGGACCGCACTACATCGCGGCCGATTCGGGCAGCGATGATGTCGGGCCGGTGCCGCTTGGCTCGGATACCTCGACCAGCCCCGAAGCGTGGCAGCGCCACGATCTCGAGCACATGCTGCTGGCCTCGCGGCGGCTGGGCGTGCCGATGATCATCGGTTCAGCCGGCGATACCGGCACCAACAGCCGCGTCGACCGCTATGTCGAGATCCTGCGCGAGCTCGCGCAACGGCACCGCCTGCCGCGGTTTCGCATCGGCTACTTCTATTCCGAAGTACCGAAGTCGCTGGTGCGGGACCAAATGGGCGCGGGGGAAACCATCCGCGGCCTCGATGGCTTTGCCGACCTGACCTTGTCCGAACTCGACGCCACCGACCGCATCGTCGCCATGGCTGGCGTCCACCCATACCTGGAACTGCTGCGCCAGGGCGTCGACGTGATCGTCGGCGGCCGCAGCTCCGATGCCGCGGTGTTCGCCGCGCCGGCGCTGCACCACGGCTTTGCCGCCGACCATGCCTACTATCTGGGCAAGGTGCTGGAGTGCGCCTCGTTCTGCGCGGAGCCGTACGGCGGCAAGGAAACCGTGCTGGGCGAAATCACCCGCGACGATGTCCGCGTCACGGCCATGCATCCCGAGCAGCGCTGCACCATTGCCTCGGTGGCCGGGCATGCGATGTACGAGCGCTCCAATCCGTTCGAGGAATTCGTCGCCGGCGGCAGGCTCGACATGAGCCAGTGCCGCTACGAACAGCTCGATCCGCGCACCACCCGCATCACCGGCGCACGCTTCGAACCCGCGCCGCAGGTGCGCGTCAAGCTGGAGGGCTCGGGCAAGGTCGGCGAGCGCTACGTGGGCCTGTGCGGCATCCGCGACCCGTACACCATCGCCAACGTCGACCGCGTCATTGCCTGGGCGCGCGAACAGGTGCGCGCGCGCTTCGGCGACACCGATTATTCGCTGCACTACAACGTATATGGACGGGACGGAGTGATGGGCGAACTGGAACCGCTGCGCGACCGCCCCGGCCACGAGCTTTGCGTGATGGTGCAGGGCGTCGCGCCCACGCGCGAGATGGCGGAGGAAGTCGCGATGATCGGCCTGCGCCAGATGTTCTACGCGCGGCTGCCGGATGTGAAGGGCACCGCCGGCTCGGTGTCGTTCCCGCTGGACGAGGTACTGCACGCCAGCCCCGCCTATCGCTGGACGCTGAACCATACGATGGCAGTGCGCGATCCGCTCGCGCTGTTCCCCACCCATGTCGTCGAAGCCGGCGTTTGA
- a CDS encoding DUF4387 domain-containing protein produces MTIASQPSPYPAAAPTAASTQPLHALAKTIRSKNAGVNKITFDIIFREQAEYERVKRSRVLTRESMAALFGVPVSRISDFVEYEPAFAIKFTMYRAQPSGSAGDGDIFGAQQYAPLLTLEIPA; encoded by the coding sequence ATGACCATTGCCAGCCAACCATCGCCCTACCCGGCCGCCGCCCCCACCGCGGCATCGACGCAGCCGCTGCACGCGCTCGCCAAGACCATCCGCAGCAAGAACGCCGGCGTCAACAAGATTACCTTCGACATCATTTTCCGCGAGCAAGCCGAATATGAACGAGTCAAGCGCTCCCGCGTGCTGACCCGCGAAAGCATGGCCGCGCTGTTCGGCGTGCCGGTCTCGCGCATTTCGGATTTCGTCGAATACGAGCCGGCCTTCGCCATCAAGTTCACCATGTACCGCGCGCAGCCCAGCGGCAGTGCGGGCGATGGCGATATCTTCGGCGCGCAGCAATATGCGCCGCTGCTGACGCTGGAGATTCCCGCCTGA